One Clostridia bacterium genomic region harbors:
- a CDS encoding thymidylate kinase codes for MATKAQPLRRPMLVSFSGLDGSGKSTQIENLREVLGNLGLSNKLLAFWDDVVVGKRYREGFVHRVYKSEKGIGAPDKPVDRRDKNVRAWYLSIARHGLYLVDAIHLRMVVVRARRARVDVVVMDRYIYDELANLPIESTLTRAFIRAVDRFVPKPDVAYLLDADPVAARARKPEYPVDFMHQCRHAYFTLASMLGHMTTIPPLPLSEAKREVEQAFYRALNQASTGKTAELDTASAA; via the coding sequence ATGGCCACGAAAGCACAGCCGCTCCGCCGCCCAATGCTGGTCAGCTTTTCCGGACTCGACGGGTCTGGGAAGAGCACCCAGATCGAAAACCTGCGAGAGGTACTTGGCAATCTGGGGCTCTCGAACAAGCTACTCGCGTTCTGGGACGATGTAGTGGTGGGCAAGCGCTATCGCGAAGGCTTTGTCCACAGAGTTTACAAAAGCGAGAAAGGCATTGGCGCGCCGGATAAGCCGGTAGATCGCCGCGATAAGAATGTGCGCGCCTGGTATCTGAGCATCGCGCGGCACGGCCTATATCTGGTCGACGCCATCCATCTGCGCATGGTCGTAGTCAGGGCGCGACGCGCGCGCGTGGACGTAGTCGTGATGGACCGCTACATTTACGACGAATTGGCGAACCTGCCGATCGAGAGCACGCTGACGCGGGCGTTCATTCGCGCCGTCGACCGCTTCGTTCCAAAGCCGGATGTCGCCTATCTGCTGGATGCTGATCCCGTAGCGGCTCGTGCCCGTAAGCCAGAGTATCCGGTGGACTTCATGCATCAGTGCCGGCACGCATATTTCACGCTGGCCTCAATGCTGGGGCACATGACGACGATACCGCCTCTGCCTCTGAGCGAAGCAAAACGCGAGGTCGAGCAGGCTTTCTATCGGGCGCTAAACCAGGCCTCGACCGGAAAAACA